One window of the Saccopteryx leptura isolate mSacLep1 chromosome 9, mSacLep1_pri_phased_curated, whole genome shotgun sequence genome contains the following:
- the CYLD gene encoding ubiquitin carboxyl-terminal hydrolase CYLD produces MSSGLWSQEKVTSPYWEERIFYLLLQECSVPDKQTQKLLKVPKGSIGQYIQDRSVGLSRIPSVKGKKSQIGLKILEQPHAVLFVDEKDVVEINEKFTELLLAITNCEERFSLFKNRNRLSKGLQIDVGCPVKVQLRSGEEKFPGVVRFRGPLLAERTVSGIFFGVELLEEGRGQGFTDGIYQGKQLFQCDEDCGVFVALDKLELLEDDDNGLESDYAGPGDAGQAELPPLEINSRVSLKLGETIESGTVIFCDVLPGKESLGYFVGVDMDNPIGNWDGRFDGVQLCSFASVESTILLHINDILPDSVTQERRPPKLAFMPRGVGDKGSSSHSKPKVTGSTSDPGNRNRSELFYTLNGSSVDSQPQSKSKNTWYIDEVAEDPAKSLTELSPEFGQASPPLQPPPMNSLSSENRFHSLPFSLTKTPNTNGSIGHSPLSLSVQSVMGELSNAPVQESPALAAAPGSSQGLEVGSLAEVKENPPFYGVIRWIGQPPGLNEVLAGLELEDECAGCTDGTFRGTRYFTCALKKALFVKLKSCRPDSRFASLQPVSNQIERCNSLAFGGYLSEVVEENTPPRMEKEGLEIMIGKKKGIQGHYNSCYLDSTLFCLFAFSSVLDTVLLRPKEKNDVEYYSETQELLRTEIVNPLRIYGYVCATKIMKLRKILEKVEAASGFTSEEKDPEEFLNILFHHILRVEPLLKIRSAGQKVQDCYFYQIFMEKNEKVGVPTIQQLLEWSFINSNLKFAEAPSCLIIQMPRFGKDFKLFKKIFPSLELNITDLLEDTPRQCRICGGLAMYECRECYDDLDISAGKIKQFCKTCNTQVHLHPKRLNHKYNPVSLPKDLPDWDWRHGCIPCQKMELFAVLCIETSHYVAFVKYGKDDSAWLFFDSMADRDGGQNGFNIPQVTPCPEVREYLKMSPEDLHSLDSRRIQGCARRLLCDAYMCMYQSPTMSLYK; encoded by the exons ATGAGTTCAGGTTTATGGAGCCAAGAAAAAGTTACCTCACCCTACTGGGAAGAGCGGATTTTCTATTTGCTTCTCCAAGAATGCAGTGTTCCCGACAAACAGACTCAGAAGCTCCTTAAAGTCCCGAAGGGGAGTATAGGGCAGTATATCCAGGACCGCTCTGTGGGGCTCTCGCGGATCCCTTCGGTCAAAGGCAAGAAGAGTCAGATCGGACTAAAAATTCTAGAGCAGCCCCATGCGGTCCTCTTTGTGGATGAAAAAGATGTGGTAGAGATCAATGAAAAGTTTACAGAGTTACTTTTGGCGATTACCAATTGCGAAGAGAGGTTCAGCctgtttaaaaacagaaacagactaagTAAAGGCCTCCAGATAGATGTGGGCTGCCCCGTCAAGGTCCAGCTGCGGTCTGGGGAGGAGAAGTTTCCTGGAGTCGTGCGCTTCAGAGGACCCCTGTTAGCGGAGAGGACAGTGTCGGGAATATTCTTTGGAGTAGAGTTGCTG gaAGAAGGTCGTGGCCAAGGTTTCACTGATGGGATATACCAAGGGAAGCAGCTTTTTCAGTGTGATGAAGACTGTGGCGTGTTTGTTGCACTGGACAAGCTAGAACTCCTGGAAGACGATGACAATGGGCTGGAGAGTGACTACGCAGGCCCGGGGGACGCAGGGCAGGCTGAGCTCCCCCCTCTGGAGATAAACTCCCGAGTTTCGCTGAAGCTCGGAGAAACGATAGAATCGGGAACAGTTATATTCTGTGACGTGCTGCCGGGAAAAGAAAGCTTAGGCTATTTTGTTGGTGTGGACATG GACAATCCTATCGGCAACTGGGACGGCAGGTTTGACGGCGTGCAGCTGTGCAGCTTTGCGAGCGTTGAGAGCACAATCCTCTTGCACATCAATGACATCCTCCCAG ATAGCGTGACACAGGAAAGAAGGCCTCCCAAACTTGCCTTTATGCCAAGAGGTGTTGGGGACAAAGGTTCATCCAGTCATAGTAAACCAAAGGTTACAG GTTCTACCTCAGACCCTGGAAATAGAAACAGATCTGAATTATTCTACACCTTAAATGGGTCTTCTGTTGACTCACAACCACAGTCCAAATCAAAAAATACCTGGTACATTGACGAAG TTGCTGAGGATCCTGCAAAGTCGCTTACGGAGCTGTCTCCAGAGTTCGGACAAGCTTCGCCACCACTGCAGCCTCCTCCCATGAACTCGCTATCCAGCGAGAACAGATTCCACTCGTTACCGTTCAGCCTGACAAAGACGCCCAACACCAACGGGAGCATCGGCCACAGCccactctccctgtctgtccagTCTGTGATGGGGGAGCTGAGCAATGCACCTGTCCAGGAGAGCCCCGCCCTGGCCGCGGCTCCGGGGAGCTCGCAGGGCCTGGAGGTGGGCTCCCTGGCCGAAGTCAAGGAGAACCCCCCTTTCTACGGGGTGATCCGCTGGATCGGGCAGCCGCCAGGACTCAATGAAGTCCTCGCTGGGCTGGAACTG GAGGACGAGTGTGCAGGCTGCACGGATGGCACCTTCCGGGGCACCCGCTACTTCACCTGCGCCCTGAAGAAGGCGCTCTTTGTCAAGCTGAAGAGCTGCCGGCCGGACTCGAGGTTTGCGTCCCTGCAGCCGGTGTCCAATCAGATCGAACGCTGCAACTCCCTAG ccTTTGGAGGCTACTTAAGTGAAGTTGTGGAAGAAAATACTCCACCAAGAATGGAAAAAGAAGGTTTGGAGATAATGATTGGGAAGAAGAAAGGTATCCAGGGTCATTACAACTCTTGTTACTTAGACTCTACCTTATTCTG CCTGTTTGCTTTTAGTTCTGTGCTGGACACTGTGTTGCTTAGACCCAAAGAAAAGAACGATGTGGAATATTACAGCGAGACGCAGGAGCTGCTCCGGACGGAGATCGTCAACCCTCTGCGGAT ATATGGGTACGTGTGTGCAACAAAGATTATGAAACTGAGGAAAATACTTGAAAAAGTTGAGGCTGCGTCAGGATTTACCTCTGAGGAGAAAG ACCCTGAAGAATTCTTGAATATCTTGTTTCATCATATTCTAAGGGTAGAACCATTGTTAAAAATCAG gtcagcgGGCCAAAAAGTGCAGGATTGTTACTTCTATCaaatttttatggaaaagaatgagaaagttgGAGTCCCTACGATTCAGCAGTTGTTAGAATGGTCTTTTATCAACAGTAACCTAAAGTTTGCTGAG GCACCGTCATGTCTGATTATTCAGATGCCTCGGTTTGGGAAAGactttaaactatttaaaaaaatttttccttctCTGGAATTAAATATCACAGATCTACTTGAAGACA CCCCGCGGCAGTGCCGGATCTGCGGAGGGCTGGCCATGTACGAGTGCAGAGAGTGCTACGACGACCTCGACATCTCCGCCGGCAAAATCAAGCAGTTCTGTAAAACCTGCAACACTCAA GTCCACCTTCATCCCAAGAGATTGAACCATAAATACAACCCGGTGTCGCTCCCCAAAGACCTGCCGGACTGGGACTGGAGGCACGGCTGCATCCCCTGCCAGAAGATGGAGCTGTTCGCGGTTCTGTGCATCGAGACCAGCCACTACGTGGCCTTCGTCAAGTACGGGAAAGACGACTCCGCCTGGCTCTTCTTCGACAGCATGGCTGACCGGGACG GGGGGCAGAACGGCTTCAACATCCCCCAGGTGACCCCGTGCCCGGAAGTGCGAGAGTACCTGAAAATGTCTCCGGAAGACCTGCACTCCTTGGACTCCAGGAGGATCCAGGGCTGCGCGCGAAGGCTGCTGTGCGACGCGTACATGTGCATGTACCAGAGCCCCACCATGAGCCTGTACAAGTAG